A DNA window from Mucilaginibacter xinganensis contains the following coding sequences:
- a CDS encoding SRPBCC family protein: MTQIELSTHINAPIERCFDMARSIDLHLESTKQTGEQAIAGRTTGLIELGETVTWRARHFGIRQNLSSKVTEFDFPNSFTDEMVSGAFKSFRHEHLFYTVNDQTVMKDIFLFESPCGWLGRLANFLFLGCYMEKLLVERNRVIKETAEAT, translated from the coding sequence ATGACCCAAATAGAACTGTCAACCCATATTAATGCCCCAATTGAACGCTGTTTTGACATGGCCAGGAGTATTGACCTGCATCTGGAATCTACCAAACAAACCGGGGAACAGGCTATTGCGGGGCGTACCACCGGTTTAATTGAATTGGGCGAAACGGTTACCTGGCGCGCGCGGCATTTCGGCATCCGGCAAAACCTCAGCTCAAAAGTCACAGAGTTTGACTTTCCGAACTCATTTACCGACGAAATGGTTAGCGGCGCTTTCAAAAGCTTCCGGCACGAACATCTTTTTTATACCGTAAACGATCAAACGGTGATGAAAGATATTTTCCTGTTTGAATCCCCCTGTGGCTGGCTTGGGAGGCTCGCTAATTTCCTTTTTTTAGGCTGTTACATGGAAAAGCTTTTGGTAGAGCGGAATAGGGTGATAAAAGAAACTGCGGAAGCTACTTAA
- the asnS gene encoding asparagine--tRNA ligase, with protein MSQRIKIKALLESEQTGIDITVKGWVRAFRQNRFIALNDGSTNNNIQIVVDFENTDPALLKRITFGAAISVTGELIPSLGQGQKVEVIAKDIEILGDCDPEEYPLQPKKQTLEFLREKAHLRFRTNTFGAIFRVRNSLSFAVHQFFQERGFVYLHTPIITASDAEGAGETFHVTNFDLANPPKTETGEIDFSQDFFAKATNLTVSGQLEGELGAMALSDIYTFGPTFRAENSNTTRHLAEFWMIEPEVAFNDLNDNMDLAEDMLKYVIKYALDKNADDIAFLSQRLTEEEKQKPQNERSEMTLTDKLQFCLDNDFERLTYTEAIEILKESTPNKKKKFQYPVEGWGTDLQSEHERYLVEKHFKKPVILTDYPKEIKAFYMRQNEPDANGRETVRAMDILFPGIGEIVGGSQREERLDKLEQRMDEMGIPKDELWWYLDTRRFGACPHAGFGLGFERLVLFVTGMGNIRDVIPFPRYPRNAEF; from the coding sequence ATGAGCCAGCGGATCAAGATCAAAGCATTATTGGAGAGTGAACAAACAGGTATTGACATAACCGTTAAAGGGTGGGTGCGTGCATTCCGTCAAAATCGTTTCATTGCTTTAAATGATGGCTCAACCAATAACAATATCCAAATTGTGGTTGATTTTGAAAATACCGATCCGGCATTGCTTAAACGCATCACCTTTGGCGCTGCAATCAGCGTAACCGGCGAACTGATCCCATCATTGGGCCAGGGGCAAAAAGTAGAAGTTATTGCAAAGGATATTGAAATATTAGGTGATTGCGACCCGGAAGAATACCCGTTGCAGCCAAAAAAACAAACGCTGGAGTTTTTGCGCGAAAAGGCACACCTGCGTTTCCGCACCAATACCTTTGGGGCCATATTCCGTGTGCGCAACAGCCTGTCGTTTGCAGTGCACCAGTTTTTCCAGGAGCGCGGCTTTGTTTACCTGCACACCCCTATCATTACTGCATCTGATGCCGAGGGTGCGGGAGAAACTTTCCACGTAACGAATTTTGATCTGGCCAACCCGCCAAAAACCGAAACGGGGGAGATAGATTTCTCACAAGACTTTTTTGCCAAAGCAACCAACCTAACCGTTTCCGGGCAGCTGGAAGGCGAGCTTGGGGCAATGGCTTTGAGCGATATTTATACTTTCGGACCAACATTCCGTGCCGAAAACTCAAACACTACCCGCCACCTGGCCGAGTTTTGGATGATTGAACCGGAAGTTGCCTTTAACGACCTAAATGACAACATGGACCTTGCCGAGGACATGTTGAAATATGTTATAAAATATGCGCTTGATAAAAATGCCGATGATATCGCGTTTTTATCCCAGCGCTTAACCGAGGAAGAAAAACAAAAGCCACAGAACGAACGGTCAGAGATGACGCTGACAGATAAGCTGCAATTTTGTTTGGATAACGATTTTGAGCGCCTTACCTATACCGAGGCTATCGAGATTTTAAAAGAATCGACCCCGAACAAGAAAAAGAAATTCCAGTACCCTGTTGAAGGCTGGGGAACCGACCTGCAATCAGAACATGAGCGCTATTTGGTTGAGAAGCACTTTAAAAAACCGGTGATCCTTACCGATTACCCAAAAGAGATCAAAGCATTTTATATGCGCCAGAACGAGCCGGATGCCAATGGCCGCGAAACTGTTCGCGCAATGGATATCCTGTTCCCGGGCATTGGCGAAATCGTAGGCGGATCGCAGCGTGAGGAACGTTTGGATAAGCTGGAGCAACGCATGGACGAAATGGGCATCCCTAAAGATGAGCTTTGGTGGTATCTGGATACGCGCAGGTTTGGCGCTTGCCCGCATGCGGGTTTTGGGCTTGGCTTTGAGCGCCTGGTATTATTTGTTACCGGCATGGGTAACATCAGGGATGTGATCCCTTTCCCAAGGTATCCAAGGAATGCCGAGTTTTAA
- a CDS encoding DMT family transporter, which yields MCKFAVMNPKASLIIGILCIAFSPIFVRLAVAAPLTSGFYRIFIAWLCLLPYCIIKGQLKIGRRELMVALIGGVIFGADIAVWNLSLVKIPATVSTLIANLAPLWVGLISYLILKRKSGKMFWIGTWVAIFGMVILVGYQNILSLQFNIGIPLALLASFFYAIYIVITRGILQKISTLTFMFYNMLAGSVFLFGINLVQHNELVVFSTATWLCFLGMGLVCQLAGWLTINRSLRFLESTKVSIALLSQTVIAGFLAILFLRETLASREIFGSVIVLAGIAITFLKRKVTPSDAIALNQSGT from the coding sequence ATGTGTAAGTTTGCGGTAATGAACCCCAAAGCAAGCCTGATTATCGGCATCCTGTGTATTGCCTTTTCACCCATTTTTGTAAGGCTTGCCGTTGCCGCTCCTTTAACTTCGGGCTTTTACCGCATTTTTATAGCCTGGCTTTGCCTGTTGCCTTATTGTATTATAAAAGGCCAGTTAAAAATAGGCCGCAGGGAATTAATGGTCGCGCTTATCGGTGGTGTGATTTTTGGAGCTGATATTGCTGTTTGGAACCTCTCGCTGGTAAAGATCCCGGCTACGGTGTCAACGCTTATCGCCAACCTTGCGCCGCTTTGGGTGGGATTGATCAGTTACCTGATCCTAAAACGCAAGTCGGGCAAAATGTTTTGGATAGGTACCTGGGTTGCCATTTTCGGCATGGTTATTTTAGTAGGCTATCAAAACATCTTGTCGCTGCAGTTTAATATCGGCATCCCGCTGGCGCTGCTGGCCAGCTTTTTTTACGCCATTTATATCGTTATTACCCGGGGCATCCTGCAAAAAATAAGTACGCTCACATTTATGTTTTATAACATGCTGGCCGGGAGTGTTTTTTTGTTTGGCATTAACCTGGTTCAGCACAATGAGCTTGTTGTATTTTCAACAGCAACCTGGTTGTGTTTTTTAGGTATGGGCCTGGTTTGTCAGCTTGCGGGCTGGCTAACCATCAATCGTTCGCTGCGTTTCCTGGAGTCAACCAAAGTATCCATTGCGCTTTTAAGTCAAACCGTGATAGCCGGTTTTTTGGCGATCCTGTTCCTGAGAGAAACGCTGGCCAGCAGGGAAATTTTCGGCAGTGTGATTGTGCTGGCCGGAATAGCAATCACCTTTTTAAAGAGAAAGGTAACACCATCCGACGCAATAGCGCTCAATCAATCAGGCACGTAA